AATAGAGATGAGATTAGGCCAAGCTCTTATcgttaatttttatactattgcaacatgtCGCCACAGAAAATGATAGtttggttcacctaacggttgtttgtatatatatataaataaaccttcatctatctcgattagttttaggtgatacaatatatacatataaaagatCAAGATGatggacgagttgaaatctggaagtctgtctatccgtccgcgaatctgtgcaagctgtaacttgagtaaatattaatatattgatGGTGAAACTTGATACAAGTGTTCCTTGCCAAAgaagtgaggacgagttcgtagatgggcgtaatcggaccacccacaaaacgaaattaacCATAagtaagccgcaaattaagatacccAACCTTTATTTActacaacgaatcgcaataaaGGGGGACCTGcgggttaaaaaattttaaaaagtgggcgtgacccCGCTCCTtagtatatttattgtatatatctcccaaaccgtTCAAGCTATATTATCCAAATTTGCATAGGACAAATTCTCTCAATACCTCTtgcaacagtgtgaaaataggagAAATCGGTTGATAAGTACCCTCACTCCCCTTATAacacttttgttaaaaactgctaTAAAGGCAATAAATTAATAACTGAATGTATCAGAGACAcgccgcccacatttaggtgaaatcacacaTGTATCTCTGGacctacttgaccaatttcaatcaGTTTGGTGAAAatgattattttgacattcccatgtAACAGTGCGAATTTGACGAAATCGGATTGCAACCACTCATACTTactatataacacaactttaaattcaattttattctttcactttcggtCAATATTTACCTTAACCCCGTATAACTAATACCaatattttcgaacattcggctgactttactctttatattatatattgttgatggcACGTGAGGGACCTTAAAGAAACTCAGAGGGACTAGAAACTCAGAAGGACAGACTAgctaaaatcgggtcaatactacacctattactatatcggccaatatgtaagatatcttagcaaaattaactgaacgcaTAATATTGAATAGACTTTAGCTtagtgccgaaaatatgtgaaattgtattatacaacatataataatttccgttattctaacaaatcttATAATTgagtggtttagcgctgaacatCATTGGAGTTGATTTAGACCTTGGTCTTAATCTCACATCCCCAATATCATCAATTGCgattctggttgacgttttgcacatcaactcaatatatttaaCTTTCAAACGTTcttaaaagaatttttgttAGTAGGAGGATGCGTAGCAAACCTAAGTGCGGAACTTTATTCCGCTAAATCTAACATACTCTGCGTATTAAGTATACTTCGTGCTATTATAGAGTTAGTTATAGTAGTCAATACATAGTTatgtaaaagttaaaataaaagtatacgcaaattgtaattttccatttattataatatatttaaggtaatttttgcatttttcgttTCTGCGCGggttttcgttaattttatctATTGGTTTATTTCATCTGTTTATACttgttgtatgtatttttgtttggttttgtttCAGTTTggtaatatacttttattttattaaataatagtttcaaaaagtttaatgGAAACACTTTTTATGCAAGTTTTTATAGCGTATTTATGTAATTACTGCGTATCTACAGTTTTACGCGCAGCCATTGttgcatttcttttttaattttatgttgtttGTTGTAATAGCTGGTTATAAAACAAAGCGATTTTTGTTTCTAGTTTTTTTTCGTTCTTTGTTTTGTTAATTGGATGTTtagttttctaatatttttcttcaatgATATTTccttacattttaattaacaatttaaagaaaaccatttgctttatatatttcttttaaattacatttatatacgtctttcattatttaaattatttgttcaattattatatttatgtataagtatgtatataaatatgtatttaaataatgcAATCAAGAGTTTCCATTCTTGTTAAGGTATGTTCGTGTTGTCTTTCCACGGCAAAACAGAAAAAGAATCGTAAACTACAAATTTTCACTTCTTATTTTGCTATCAATGCATTGTAAAACAATGAATGTTTAGTTTAGCTCTTTTGCTTATTGTTACAACATTGCGGAACATTTGCGGCAGGACTCGCAAAATCAAAGTCCTCTATATAGTCGTCCCGAAATTTGGTAATTAAAGTTGCTCAACAAAAGAACAatcagaataataaaaaaatcaccgatttatatatattctaagattttaaaaataacgaTAGAAACGAGTTTAAGGAAAAAATGGTAAAAGCGAAGAAAAATTTgctctaaaaaattaaatacaattaattgaACAAAATTGTAAACTCGTACATACTGTATGTACGTATAGGGTATGGTTACAAATACCAGCACATGTAAAATGATACATGAATTTATGTTCGATATAGATAATGCTCTATATACTATCTGGGAgcaaatatataacataatacatttaaattatgttttataaaagAACGATAAAAGAATTTGTAgaccatttatttttattttatttattaaaaaaataataataattataattgtgaaataaataaagatttttgattttaattgaaatgatgtatttatttacttaagcgTGAGAAATTACCACAAGaaagaatacatacatacatacatttcggCAAAAGCATatagtatattaaaattaaatgagaattaaatacaaaacaacGCTAATGATAATTCGAAGTAACCGAAGCATTTTTATAGTTCCAACAAGATTACACAAaacttgaataaaattattttaattagtattaAGAACAAAAACTGTTGCACGAAACTAACAGATGTCGAACCGTTGTATACGTGTTTACTATGGCATATTTAGTTGTGGGAGAGCAAGTAAACGCAATCTAAGTGCAAGTGCTTAACTAGTGTTCGAATGCAGGTTTTGGTTTAAGTATGCCTATTTATTACTTTTCATGTTCTGTAGAACGTTACACATacgtgaaaataataaaatttaaatttattgaacgCACGGCGTGAGGGGGAGAATAactaaaacttataaaaaaaagtaagcatATATTGCATAGTGCGACCTACAAATTTTGTAGTTAGGAAACAATACAAACTtacaatttatatgtatgtatatgctcacATTTATTAGACTTGCTTATTTAAGTTCAATATTgggaaaatttgaataaattgtttatttatatttatatttgaatgcaTGCATATTAACTTAGGAAatgtttaaaaagaaaaataataataataaaagacaaCAAAAACTGCTCAATGCCACAAATTAAGTGATTCATTTTTAGAGCTACGTATActaataatatattcatatgcgAAAAAGTTTTCGTATCTGCAAAGGCAAATTAATTAGTACTTCTTTATTCTATTCAGTTAACGGTCTCAATGGTAAAGACCCTGCTACAACGTTTTGTTGCTACTATATTTATACAAGCATGATCcaaaaacatacaataaaatattaaacctAACGCTTTATATAgtgcatattttaaatatttaattattcatttctttttttcacttgttgctatataatataaagttatgAATAAATGCCGTGCCAACGTTCAATCGGTGCCCTTTGGCTATGCAAAAAGTGTATTCTGCAAGCGTttacacaaaaacacacacaatttATAGATTTTGAATTGCCGTCCTTACTCCATATGTTCAGTCAACGTTCGTTTGTCTACCTTACACCGAGCTTTATACATGTTTGCTtgctatttcattataaatgtGATACTTtgactgttgttgttatttagcgcgtttgttttgtttctttaatTGCAAATCATAGTGTTTCTTAGTTTAACTGATGTTTTtctcaagtttttttttcgtaCATTTGTTTGCTTATGCCCATTTATGTGTATggttacatgcatttcaaaacaaactttcaacaattttcattaattttttagctggatttttttcttgtttttgtttttttcattatgtttatttttcgttATGTTTATCTTTAATCATTTGATCATTTCCTCCTTTctaagttttgttgttttttatttttgcttcttTACTGTTGCTTGGTTTTAtatataagtttctttttagtttcgttttcttcgtttatctGTTTGTGTATGACGCCGTTTTtcattttatgttgttgttatttttattgatcAACATGTCAGCACTTCAGAGTTTTGTATGCGTGGTatgcattcaaaaatatttgccaaacAGAAAGCCAAATATGGCCGCAACAATCGACAACGCTATATAGAACACCGGAATTTGTTTCTCGCCCAGAATAGGTGTATAGGCCTGATCGTACATCGGTTTCGAATATGAATCCCGTACTTTGACGATTTcatcctaaaaaaaaaatttaatatttattaaagcttCGAAGTTATATGACATtggaaaaattcaacttttgTGGCAGCTATTTTCGCATAAACTGTATAAGTTATGCGGTTAACTGTGTGAAAAAGtagaaatattatacaaaaattaccGTAAGATGACGCTTCTCTCTTTGCAATTTCTCATTGTCTTCACGCAGCCGCCTAATGTCGGACAATAGCTCTTCACGTTGATCCGATGGTTGCACATTTGATACCTTTAAgcattaaaatcaaattaaaaacatttgtaaCCGTCATATTTAGCTAGTTACAACTTACTTTCTCTTCGCGAAATGGAATTGCTTTATTTTCTGACTCAATCATTTTTACTGATTCTTCCTTTACAATTTCATTGGCGCctaattaaaagtaataaagcGAACATTGATTGAATAAAATGCGTGAGAGTAAATGAGTTAATTGCATGCTACCTGAAGCACCACTGCTGTCTGCGGCTGACGTTACAGTTGGCATCTCGAAGACACATCTCAATTTCACATCCATCAACTGATGTGGTTCTGACTCTTTCCactaaagcaaaatataaaaaataataatgagcgTGTAAAAATTGTCGCAAACATGTCTAAATGACTAAGTTGCATGCtgtttgttaaattaatttcgcTTCATTTACTCACCAACTTGTTCCAGTCTTCAACAGGGTGATCGAGCACAACCAGGCTCTGTACCATGAACTTATGCTTATTTTTGTCGTTGGGATCATACACAAAAGGTTGTAaacaaactgaaaattttaggaaaatatgagatttaaaaataattgtatatttctGTATTTCGGTAACTAACTTTCAATCCTGGCATGCGTATGTGGTTCGAGTGAACCGAAATTTGGACGCACACAATATCGTTTTGGAGCGGTCGTTTTTATCTTGAACAGTATAATATTATCTGTTGGATTGGTTATTTTCATAACAGTGATAACGGGACGAGTGAAGGGACctgtaaatacaaaaattattataaagtattttgaaaaatacgTATCTTGTTGCAGTCACATAAGTA
The sequence above is drawn from the Bactrocera oleae isolate idBacOlea1 chromosome 5, idBacOlea1, whole genome shotgun sequence genome and encodes:
- the Vap33 gene encoding vesicle-associated membrane protein/synaptobrevin-binding protein — its product is MEKPKELIIEPKGELRFVGPFTRPVITVMKITNPTDNIILFKIKTTAPKRYCVRPNFGSLEPHTHARIEICLQPFVYDPNDKNKHKFMVQSLVVLDHPVEDWNKLWKESEPHQLMDVKLRCVFEMPTVTSAADSSGASGANEIVKEESVKMIESENKAIPFREEKVSNVQPSDQREELLSDIRRLREDNEKLQREKRHLTDEIVKVRDSYSKPMYDQAYTPILGEKQIPVFYIALSIVAAIFGFLFGKYF